GTGACGGTATGACTCCCACTTCCCTTTTCTCCTTCCTTCCATTTACGCAGCCCTCTATTATATGAGAAGAAAGTAAGAAACAAATAGAAGCATTAAACAACAATAAAGCTAGAAAAAGACGTGTAAGTATATATAAGTTGGTGGGACTTATATCATTTGTAAGTAGAGTTATTCATGagtacaaaaaatacattatGATCACCATATCTGTACACAAAAATAGTACTCCTAACATATTTGACAACACATTATTGTAAAAGTTACATGATGATCACTACGGCTATACACAAAACTAGTATGGTACTTCTACATACTACTTGAAAAAACACCATTCCAACTTCAAAATAAAGAGCTTTACCATAATAATAACCCATATCATTGTTGAAGTAGAGCCAAATCTTTATTGAcgatatcaatatcacaatgaaGTTGGAGAGCAAGGTTTTCTGCTCTTTCTAGTCCATTTTTGTTCAAATGAGGTACTTTGTAATTATTGCCGCCACTATCTTTCATCTCCTCAATCATACAAGATAGTAAAGTAAGAAATACATGATTGAGTTGTTTCGCTTTCATTTCATCAAAAGATCTTTCCACTGGTTCAACTAATTCATCAACATTTTTTGGGGCCTTTTGatattgaagactttggattgcTCTAAAAAAACCTAGATCTAAAACATTTATATCTGGACTGTTCGATGGTTGAAACCACAATCTAATGTCAAATCCATCTTGTTGGGCAGCTTCAATAAATTCCAAATCATTGTTACCAATATGTGGCCTTGCATTATCTTGTTGTAAAGAGAGAGGATTATTTGAATCGGAAGCTGGCCATTTTGCTCTAATAGCAGGAAGAACTTTCTCTATCAAGCAAGCTCTAGTGATATCTTTAGTTACTGACTGAATGGGCTTTGTTTCCATAGTTCCTGCTGTTCGATTTTTGCTATTCCGCTTAGCTGATTCCTTAACTACAAACGAAAAAATACCTATTTTCCCAGAAAACAACTCAATTCCATTTTCATCAAATCGAGGATGTGCTACAGAAGCCATAAACATAACCTTTGGAAgaaaatttttacttttgtatgAACGATACGGATCTGGCTCATTCTCTCCAGGAAGCAGGTAGTACCTTTCAacttttttggacaaaaaaaacCACTTTTCGTCgatatgaacataaataaatatattcataaatatggGATTTATGTGGATTGTATTCGGATTAATCATTGAGAGGCAGTATTGAAGTAGTACCTTTTTGTTTCCTTCGGTTAACTGAGGCTTGATGGAATTAGAATGTGGCCGAAGAGTTCCATCCTTCACACGCCGAAAGATAGTTGATTTTGCCATGTTCATCGTAAAAGCCAGAGATCGATAATTTGTTCGACGACAAAGTGAAATTTCTTTGACTTTATTAATGTCGACTCCAATCCATTTTCTTCCAACTTTACCTGTAAGTCTTAAAGTCACATCTAACGACGACTTACCATTATCAACTGATGATTGACATTGTTTCCAAATGCGCTGAATAGTTCTAATTGATTTCTTTAACAACATCGCAACTTTTGTTATAGATCCGTATTTAAGACTTCCTTCCTTACTTTCTTTCAAAAGAAACATTGCAATTGCTTGACGTTCTTCTAATTTCAATCGTTTATTTCTGAACGTTGAGTCTATAGGTACGACGAACCTCATCTTTAGAGTACTGATAAAAATAAGAGTGGAGATAAAAGGAAGAATTTGGAAATTATCCGAAACAAAAGAAAGGATACAATAACC
The DNA window shown above is from Capsicum annuum cultivar UCD-10X-F1 unplaced genomic scaffold, UCD10Xv1.1 ctg73405, whole genome shotgun sequence and carries:
- the LOC124894381 gene encoding uncharacterized protein LOC124894381, producing the protein MRFVVPIDSTFRNKRLKLEERQAIAMFLLKESKEGSLKYGSITKVAMLLKKSIRTIQRIWKQCQSSVDNGKSSLDVTLRLTGKVGRKWIGVDINKVKEISLCRRTNYRSLAFTMNMAKSTIFRRVKDGTLRPHSNSIKPQLTEGNKKVLLQYCLSMINPNTIHINPIFMNIFIYVHIDEKWFFLSKKVERYYLLPGENEPDPYRSYKSKNFLPKVMFMASVAHPRFDENGIELFSGKIGIFSFVVKESAKRNSKNRTAGTMETKPIQSVTKDITRACLIEKVLPAIRAKWPASDSNNPLSLQQDNARPHIGNNDLEFIEAAQQDGFDIRLWFQPSNSPDINVLDLGFFRAIQSLQYQKAPKNVDELVEPVERSFDEMKAKQLNHVFLTLLSCMIEEMKDSGGNNYKVPHLNKNGLERAENLALQLHCDIDIVNKDLALLQQ